In one Rhinopithecus roxellana isolate Shanxi Qingling chromosome 1, ASM756505v1, whole genome shotgun sequence genomic region, the following are encoded:
- the SYT2 gene encoding synaptotagmin-2, producing MRNIFKRNQEPIVAPATTTTTMPIGPVDNSTESGGPGESQEDMFAKLKEKFFNEINKIPLPPWALIAIAVVAGLLLLTCCFCICKKCCCKKKKNKKEKGKGMKNAMNMKDMKGGQDDDDAETGLTEGEGEGEEEKEPENLGKLQFSLDYDFQANQLTVGVLQAAELPALDMGGTSDPYVKVFLLPDKKKKYETKVHRKTLNPAFNETFTFKVPYQELGGKTLVMAIYDFDRFSKHDIIGEVKVPMNTVDLGQPIEEWRDLQGGEKEEPEKLGDICTSLRYVPTAGKLTVCILEAKNLKKMDVGGLSDPYVKIHLMQNGKRLKKKKTTVKKKTLNPYFNESFSFEIPFEQIQKVQVVVTVLDYDKLGKNEAIGKIFVGSNATGTELRHWSDMLANPRRPIAQWHSLKPEEEVDALLGKNK from the exons ATGAGGAACATTTTCAAGAGGAACCAGGAGCCTATTGTggctcctgccaccaccaccaccacgatgCCCATTGGACCTGTGGACAACTCCACCGAGAGTGGGGGTCCTGGGGAGAGCCAGGAGGACATGTTTGCCAAATTGAAGGAAAAATTCTTCAATGAGATCAACAAGATTCCCT TACCACCCTGGGCACTGATCGCCATTGCTGTGGTTGCTGGGCTCCTGCTTCTCACCTGCTGCTTCTGCATCTGCAAGAAGTGCTGctgcaagaagaagaagaacaagaaggaaAAGGGCAAAGGCATGAAGAATGCCATGAACATGAAGGACATGAAAGGGGGTCAG GATGATGATGATGCAGAGACAGGCCTGACTGAgggggaaggtgaaggggaggaggagaaagagccaGAGAACCTGGGCAAACTGCAGTTTTCCCTGGACTATGATTTTCAGGCTAATCAG CTTACTGTGGGCGTTCTGCAGGCTGCTGAACTGCCTGCCCTGGACATGGGAGGCACCTCAGACCCTTATGTCAAGGTCTTCCTCCTTCCtgataagaagaagaaatatgaGACCAAAGTCCATCGGAAGACACTGAACCCTGCCTTCAATGAAACCTTCACCTTCAAG GTGCCATACCAGGAGCTTGGGGGCAAAACTCTGGTGATGGCCATCTATGACTTTGACCGCTTCTCCAAACATGACATCATTGGAGAGGTAAAGGTGCCTATGAACACAGTGGACCTCGGCCAGCCCATTGAGGAGTGGAGAGACCTGCAAGGCGGGGAAAAGGAGGAG CCAGAGAAGCTGGGCGACATCTGCACCTCCCTGCGCTATGTGCCTACGGCTGGGAAGCTCACTGTCTGCATCCTGGAGGCCAAGAACCTCAAGAAGATGGACGTGGGCGGCCTTTCAG ACCCCTATGTGAAGATCCACCTGATGCAGAATGGCAAGCGGctcaagaagaagaagacaacCGTGAAGAAGAAGACCCTGAACCCATACTTCAACGAGTCCTTCAGCTTTGAGATCCCCTTCGAGCAGATTCAG AAAGTCCAGGTAGTGGTCACCGTGCTGGACTACGACAAGTTGGGCAAGAACGAAGCCATAGGCAAAATCTTCGTGGGCAGCAATGCCACAGGCACAGAGCTGCGGCACTGGTCTGACATGTTGGCCAACCCCCGGAGGCCCATTGCCCAGTGGCACTCGCTCAAGCCTGAGGAGGAGGTGGATGCACTCCTGGGCAAGAACAAGTAG